A single window of Flavobacterium aestivum DNA harbors:
- a CDS encoding DNA cytosine methyltransferase produces the protein MRYIELFSGIGGFRKAAELLSYDSNIDMHCTAFSEIDPFALKTYGNNYNLNGEARMGNIVEFTSEREKIQQMSNFDLLLGGFPCQAFSLLGKQLGLEDERGKILFSIHELLAQKNPEFVVLENVRNILKHNKGETLNKILNFFKEHEYKYVNYVVLDSQNFGLPQKRARVFFVCSKKELSINLTENNIIDNFMNINGHSLNMYENVLEILDKKVDDKYYLSEKIKHTILADGSKNFKSKSQIDLDVARTLTATMVKMHRACQDNYYSDDFILNNHSHKDTPKEILFKKPVRKLTPWEALKLQGFNKEFYDNAVEAGVSGHQLYRQAGNALSVNTGYALLHYLFVKCRIQDK, from the coding sequence ATGAGATATATAGAACTCTTCTCAGGAATTGGAGGTTTTAGAAAAGCTGCTGAACTACTATCATATGATTCAAATATTGATATGCATTGTACAGCTTTTTCTGAAATAGACCCATTTGCTTTAAAAACATATGGAAATAACTACAATTTAAATGGAGAAGCCAGAATGGGTAATATTGTTGAATTTACTTCCGAGAGAGAAAAAATACAACAAATGTCTAATTTCGATTTATTATTGGGAGGATTTCCTTGTCAAGCATTTAGTCTTTTAGGTAAGCAACTGGGATTAGAAGATGAAAGGGGAAAAATATTATTCAGTATTCATGAATTATTAGCTCAAAAAAATCCAGAGTTTGTTGTTTTAGAAAATGTTCGAAATATTCTTAAACACAATAAAGGTGAAACTTTAAATAAAATACTTAATTTTTTCAAAGAGCATGAATATAAATATGTTAATTACGTAGTTCTAGATTCTCAAAATTTCGGTTTACCTCAAAAAAGAGCACGAGTTTTTTTTGTTTGTAGTAAAAAAGAGCTTTCAATTAATCTTACTGAAAATAATATTATCGATAATTTCATGAATATAAATGGTCATTCATTGAATATGTATGAAAATGTATTAGAAATATTAGACAAAAAAGTTGATGATAAGTATTATCTTTCTGAAAAAATTAAGCATACTATTTTAGCAGATGGATCAAAAAATTTTAAAAGTAAATCACAGATAGATTTAGATGTTGCAAGAACACTCACAGCAACGATGGTAAAAATGCATAGAGCATGTCAAGATAATTACTACTCTGATGATTTTATTTTAAACAATCATTCTCATAAAGATACCCCAAAAGAAATTTTGTTCAAAAAACCTGTAAGAAAGCTAACTCCTTGGGAAGCATTAAAATTACAGGGATTCAATAAAGAGTTTTATGATAATGCTGTTGAAGCTGGAGTAAGCGGGCATCAATTATATAGACAAGCGGGCAATGCCCTCAGTGTGAATACAGGATATGCATTACTGCACTATCTTTTTGTGAAATGTAGAATTCAAGATAAATAA
- a CDS encoding DNA cytosine methyltransferase: MNEILKILAEENIVVEETERLEIPKEYENFLEKELFKNLNGLYYTLRKNNAKKHSVLKKYLPELKQEPTSDFLFADFFSGAGGLSQGLTNAGFVPAFVNDIYLDALETYYFNHDLILDRFFNGDIKELVDNIDQYLHLFKGVKLIAGGPPCQGFSTANRQNFEIDETSLQKSFIEDKRNILYKQFVKLLGIIKPDFFIMENVRGMKKVENQIEEDIRTATKEEYSYNPLILDAQNFGIPQSRIRYILIGGKNFLSIEQIRAGLLAKQKTENFYKLQDALFGLPEIGTNPLKLNAEYESEKNGYNLRKIVLEQNDFLKELNKNREINYLWNHRSRYNNENDLEIFRRLPEGENSLHESIQDILVYKNRKHIFKDKYYKLKRNEVSKTITSHMKYDCHMYIHPEQSRGLSPREAARIQTFPDDYIFRGGLNSWYKQIGNAVPVKLAEVIAKEIKHFIQ, encoded by the coding sequence ATGAATGAAATTCTGAAAATTCTTGCAGAAGAAAATATTGTTGTAGAAGAAACTGAGCGGTTGGAAATTCCTAAAGAATATGAAAACTTTCTTGAAAAAGAATTATTTAAAAATTTAAATGGATTATATTATACGTTACGTAAAAACAATGCAAAAAAGCATTCAGTATTGAAAAAATATCTTCCTGAACTCAAACAGGAGCCTACTTCAGATTTTTTATTTGCAGATTTTTTCAGTGGTGCGGGAGGGTTAAGTCAAGGACTTACAAATGCTGGTTTTGTTCCTGCTTTTGTTAATGACATTTATTTAGATGCACTTGAAACTTATTATTTCAATCATGATCTAATATTAGACAGATTTTTCAATGGAGATATCAAAGAACTCGTTGATAACATAGATCAGTATTTACATCTATTTAAAGGTGTAAAATTAATAGCTGGCGGCCCACCATGCCAGGGTTTTTCAACTGCAAATAGACAAAATTTTGAAATAGATGAAACAAGTCTTCAAAAAAGTTTCATTGAAGACAAGAGAAATATTCTTTATAAACAATTTGTAAAATTACTCGGAATCATAAAACCTGATTTTTTTATAATGGAAAATGTGAGGGGAATGAAAAAAGTCGAAAATCAAATTGAAGAAGATATTAGAACAGCCACGAAAGAAGAATACTCTTACAACCCTTTAATACTTGATGCACAAAATTTTGGAATTCCCCAGAGCCGCATAAGATATATACTTATAGGTGGCAAAAATTTTCTTAGCATTGAACAAATTAGGGCTGGCTTGTTAGCAAAACAAAAAACAGAAAATTTTTACAAACTCCAAGATGCCTTATTTGGATTACCGGAAATAGGGACAAATCCATTAAAACTTAATGCCGAATATGAAAGTGAAAAAAATGGATACAATCTACGCAAAATAGTTCTTGAGCAGAATGATTTCTTAAAAGAACTAAATAAAAATCGAGAAATAAACTATTTATGGAATCATAGATCTCGTTACAATAATGAAAACGATCTTGAGATTTTTCGACGTCTTCCTGAAGGTGAAAATTCTTTACACGAAAGTATTCAAGACATCCTAGTATACAAAAATAGGAAACATATTTTTAAGGATAAATATTACAAACTAAAAAGAAACGAGGTATCAAAAACTATAACTTCTCATATGAAATATGATTGTCACATGTATATTCATCCTGAGCAATCCCGTGGGCTAAGTCCAAGAGAGGCTGCAAGAATACAAACATTCCCTGATGATTATATTTTCAGAGGAGGACTTAATAGTTGGTACAAACAAATTGGTAATGCGGTTCCAGTAAAACTTGCTGAAGTTATTGCCAAAGAAATAAAACATTTTATACAATGA
- a CDS encoding very short patch repair endonuclease has protein sequence MTDVHSKYTRSYNMSKIRNKNTKPEILVRKFIFSKGLRFRLHDKKLPGTPDIVLPKYKTVIFVNGCFWHGHKDCKYFVIPKTRTDWWLEKINRNIEKDIENKKKLMNIDWNVITIWECELKPLIKEITLYNIIEKLKIKC, from the coding sequence ATGACTGATGTACATTCCAAATATACAAGGAGTTATAACATGAGCAAGATCAGGAATAAAAATACAAAACCTGAGATACTTGTACGGAAATTTATTTTTTCAAAAGGACTTAGATTTAGACTGCATGACAAAAAACTCCCTGGCACTCCCGACATAGTACTTCCAAAATATAAAACTGTCATATTTGTAAATGGATGTTTCTGGCATGGACATAAAGACTGTAAATATTTTGTGATACCAAAAACAAGAACTGACTGGTGGCTAGAGAAAATCAATCGAAATATTGAAAAAGATATAGAAAATAAAAAAAAATTAATGAATATTGACTGGAATGTTATAACAATTTGGGAATGTGAACTAAAACCTTTAATAAAAGAGATCACCTTATACAACATTATTGAAAAATTAAAAATAAAATGCTAG